The Mycobacterium haemophilum DSM 44634 sequence AGGCGCGCCAAGCGAGACGGTTCCGGCGGCTGCCCCGCCGATAAACCGTTCCATTTGTCTGGGTCCAAACCGCGAACCGTAGCGGTAGCGGTGGTTCCTCCGGGACACGACTCACCGCCGGCGTGCCAGACCCGCACGGCGCAAACGTAGCGAAGCCTTACCATCGGGCGAATGCAACGGTTAGAATCGGCATGGCCGAGGGCCCGCTTTGATGCCCGCCACTACCCGTCTATACCCCGCCTACACACCCGCCAGCGAGGAAAAACCGCCGATGGCCAACGCCAAGTCACCTGCCGAACCGGCAGTGCTGGTCGTGCACAGCGGCGAAACGTCGCACGCGATCGAGCCCGGCCGTGGCGTCGTGACCATCGGACGCGAGCCGCAGGCGGGTGTGCAGATCGACGATCCACGCATCTCCCAAGAGCATCTGCGGGCGGAATCTTCCGATGGGCAATGGCGGATCGTCGACAGCAGCCCGAATGGCATGTTCGTCGACGGATTACGGAAGACGTCTGTGACGGTCACCGACAAGACCGTCGTCCGGTTCGGGAACCCCACTTCCGGCAAGGCGCTGACGTTTGAACTCGTCAAGCCGCCCACACACGATGGCCAGCCCGCTGAGGACTCGGACGATATGAGCAACTCCGCAGCCAACGAGCAGGATCCAGGTTTAGCTCGGGCCGGAGCGGCCGCTGCTGCACGCCGTCGTGAACTCGACATCAGTCAGCGCAGCCTCGCAGCCGACGGGGTCATCAATGCGGGCGCACTCATCGCCTTTGAAAAGGGCCGCAGTTGGCCTCGCGAACGAACCCGGGCCAAGCTTGAAGAGGTCCTGCAGTGGCCCGCCGGGACGATCGCGCGGATCCGGCAGGGCGAGCCGGCCACCGGCGAAACACGCACCCCATCGCCGCGTCCCGACGGCCCCACCTCCGATGCCCCGGCGCCTGACGGCCCGGCGTCGCTGATCGCGCAGGCGGTCACTGCTGCCGTAGACGGCTGCAGCCTGGCGATCGCCGCGTTGCCGCCGACCGATGATCCGCAGTTCACCGAACGAGCAGCCCCAATCCTTGCTGATTTACGCCAGCTCGAGGCGATTGCCGTCCGCGCAACCCGCATCAGTCGGATTACCCCGGAATTGCTCAAGGCGCTGGGCGCGGTCCGCCGTCACCACGACGAGCTGATGCGGCGCGGGGCGACCGCCCCAGGCGCCACTCTGGCCCAGCGCCTATATGCGGCCCGGCGGCGGGCCAACCTTTCGGCCCGCGAGACTGCACAAGCAGCCGGCGTCGCAGAAGAGCTCATCGTCCGCGCAGAAGCTGAGGAAGCTTTACCCGCCAGCGCCGTCGATGCCATCGAAGCGCTGCTGAGCCAGATCAATTGAGGCGGACTCCGGGACACCACACCCAAGCGCCGTGCAGCCCCACGGTTCGCCGCCGACGTCGATGTCGTCGCGACGCTTTGTGCTCTCCACCCGCTTAGTTGTCGAAATCGCTCGTCTAACCCAGAAATTCGTGCACGAACCCCCCGGGGTGCGCTGCTAAGCTCAATGTGCGGTGCAAAGGTGCACATAAAGTGACAGTGCACAGGATCAGCGAGTGTAAGGAAGCGCTTAAATGTCGGGAAGCGGAATTTGCGATAGAACAATTGGTACCATTTCCGGCTTGTTGCTAATGCTTGGTGAGGGCATCCCCGACCCAGGCGATGTCTTCAAAGCCCCTTCGTCTATGTTCACGTCAATCGCCACCGAGATCGGCAAGGCTGTTCCCGGTATGGACTGGGTCGGCAAGGCCGCGGATGCCTATTCCGCTCAGAATCTCGCCAACCAGCTTCGCGCGCAGACGATGAGCCAGGTCGACAGATTGACCAACAACTTTGTGTCGAATCAGGCCGAATACGTCACTAACACCCGCAAGGTCCTGAACGCCATGAAGAGCATGGTTCAGGGAACGCGCAAGGCGTGCAAATGGCTTGAAGACCATCTATGGCTCGTCGGCGATGCGGCTTCGTATGCGATCGCCATTCCCGCCTGCGGCCTTGCGATGGCGGTCGTCGGTGGCGCCATGCTCTATTTGACGATCATGACCCTGGTCAACACGACCAATCTGCAGGGAGTGCTGGGCAACTTGCTCGACATGATCGCGAGCTTGCCGAAGGACTTGCTCAACTTGATTCCCGGGCTGATCGACTGGATTGGTGGCTTGATACCCAACATCCCCGGCATCTGGCCGCCAAACTTCAACATCCCCGACTGGTCAGACTGGATCCCCAAGATGCCCGACTTCAAATGGCCCGACCTCCCGAGCTTCCCGGGCTTCCCGGACTTTAAGTGGCCTGACCTCCCCGGATTCCCGGACTTTAAGTGGCCCGACCTCCCCGGCTTCCCGGACTTCGAGTTCCCAGACTTCAATATTCCCGGTTTCCCCAGTTTGCCCGGCATCATTCCCGGTTTCCCCAGCTTGCCCGGCATGCCGAGCTTGCCCAACTTGTTCCCTGGCTTGCCGAGCTTGCCCGACTTGTTCGGCAACATCGGCAAGTTGCCCCAATGGGGTGATTTCGCCAAGTTGCCCGACTTCTTGGGCGGCATATTCGGCACGCCCTCGTTGAATTTTGCCAACGTGATCCCGCTTAACCAGCTGCCAGCGATGAGCCAGCTGACGGCAACCCTGGGTCAGTTGACTCAACTCACCGGGAGCGGCGGGGGCTTGCAACTCGCCCAATCAGCCGGCTCAATGGCCGGTTCGCAAGCCGGCTCGCTCGTCTCGCAAACCTCGCAAGGGGGACAGCAGCAAGGCACCCTCGTCAGCGACGTCAAGAAGGACGACGAAGAAGAGGGCGCCGGTGCGGGCACAGCCGGTGCGGAGCGCGCTCCGATCCAGGCGACCGGTGGGGGCACCACCGGAGAGACGGGTGGACGCGTCCTGTGACGCCGTCGGCGACCTCACGCCTAACGGGCAAAAACCCTAGCGGGCCAAGACCATAACAAGTAGAAAACGTACCTAGAGGAGGAGATAACTCATGACAACGATTCTGGGCGTCATCCCGTCATGGCTGCAGACACTGGGCGGGATGCAAAACACCATCTCGGGCGATGTCAAAACCGCGACCGGGAAAGTCACGGGAATCAGCCAACGAGTCTCGCAGACGCACGGGTCATACACTTCACAATTCAACAATGTGCTGGCCACGCTAGAGACCACCCGCAACCAGGCAGGCACCGGCGTCGCAGGGGTTTCCAGCTCGCTTGGCTCGAGTCTGCTGCAGGCCGCTGCCGCCTACCTGAATACCGATATATTTGGCGGCCAGACGCTCAACAAGACGGTTAATATGTGACTATGTCCGGTCCGCTGGCTTCCAGTCGCGCGGGCCGCGTCAATGATGTGGTCGGCGTCGAGATGACTATCGACGGTGCGTTGGTGGTCGCGGACCGGTTGCATCTCGTAGATTTCCCTACGGCACTCGGGATACGGGTCAATATTCCTCAACAGGAACTACGAGCCGTCGTCTGGGAACAGGTGCAACGTGACCTCACCGCCCAGGGAATCCTGGACGCTCACGGCCAACCTCACCCCACGGTCGCGGCGATGTTAGATACGCTTAGCCGCCCGGACCGGGCGTTGGAGGCTCGGTGGTGGCGTCGCAATGTTGGCAACATCATGGTGCGCTTTGTTGTGTGCCGCAAGGGCGACCGCCATGTCATCGCAGCGCGCGACGGTGACATGCTGGTGTTACAGCTAGTGGCTCCCAAGGTCGGCCTGGCGGGCATGGTGACCACCGTGCTGGGCCCCGCAGAACCCGCAAATGTCCAGCCGCTGACCGGCATCGCCAGCAAACTGGCCGAGTGCAGAACCGCGGCCCAGCTGGTCCGGCAAGGTGTCGAACCAAGCTCGGCCCGCATCTACGCCGAGATCGTCGCGAACCCGTCCAGCTGGGTGGAGATCATCGCTACTCAACGCCACCCGGGAGGCACGACGACACACACGGACGCGGCTGCAGGGGTCCTCGACTCGGCACAGGGCAGGTTGGTGTCGCTGCCCCGCCACGTTGGCGGCGAACTGTACGGGAGCTTCCTCCCGGGCACTCAGCAAAATCTACAGGTCGCCTTAGACAGCTTGATGGAGCTCCTGCCAGCGGGTTCCTGGTTAGATCGCGCTAACGCCGCCTTCCGACGCTAACTTCCCCCTCACTCCTCGCGCTACGACTTTAGAAAGGGACGCCACAGTGAACCTGCCCGGGAATGACGACGACGACAACGACCTGTCGGCCCTGGATTTTTACAGCACCGACCGCGGCCACGAGTCGTCGTCTTTCGACGCGCTCGATGGTTACGCGCCAACCGAGCCCGAGGCCACTGAAGACGACGACCTCGATGTTCTCCAATCTCTGACTGAGCCAGAGGAAGAGATTGAAGTCGACCTATTCACGGTGACCAACCCCGCCAAATCGGTATCGGTATCGGCGCTCATGGACGGCAGAGTCCACCAAGTCAAGCTGTCGGACAAAGCGACTCGCATGGGCGAAACGAAACTCGCGGAAGAGATCTTTGTCCTGGCGAGCTTGGCTCGGCAGAAAGCGCGAGCTGCCCAGTACACCTACATGCTCGACAACCTCGAAGGCGACGAAGAAAGCACGGCCGCCATCCGTGAACTCGTAGGGCTGACCCTGAATTTGCCAACGCCGGAGCAGGCGGCCGCGGAAGAAGAAGAGGTGTTCGCCACCCGATACTTCGGCGAAAATGATTGATCGCCTGGGCAGCCTCTTCGAAAGCGCCGCCGGCATGTTGCCGATGTCGGAGGCGCGATCGTTGGAGCTGTTCACCGAGATCACGAATTACGACGAAGCTGCCTGCGATGCATGGATCGGCCGGATCCGCTGCGGCGACACCGACCGGGTGACACTGTTTCGCGCCTGGTATTCGCGCAGGAACTTCGGGCAGTTGTCGGGGTCCGTCCAGATCCCGATGACCACCCTCAACGCCAGGGTCCCCATCGGGGGCCTATATGGCGACATCACCTACCCGGTTACGTCGCCGCTGGCTATCACCATGGGTTTCGCCGCGTGCGAAGCGGCGCAAGGTAACTTCGCCGACGCCATGGAGGCGATTGATGCCACTCCGGTCACCGGTTCCGAACACCTCGTGGCGTGGCTCAAGGCGGTGGTCTACGGCGCAGCCGAACGATGGACCGACGTGATCGACGAAGTCAAGGGCGCCGGGAAGTGGCCAGACAAGTTCCTGGCTGGCGCCGCTGGTGTCGCGCATGGGGTGGCCGCGGCCAACCTCGGCTTGTTCACCGAGGCCGAACGTCGACTCACCGAGGCGAATGACTCGCCGGCTGGCGAAGCGTGTGCCCGCTCCATCGCGTGGTATCTGGCGATGGCACGGCGCAGCCAGGGCAATGAAGACGCCGCGGTGGCGCTGCTGGAGTGGTTGCAGACCACCCACCCGGACGCCAAAGTATCTGCGGCGCTAAAGGATCCGTCGTACCGCCTGAAGACGACGACTGCCGAACAGATAGCCGCCCGCGCGGATCCTTGGGATCCGGGCAGTGTCGTGGCCGACCACTCCGATCGAGAGAGACTGCTCGCCCAGGCGCAGGCCGAGCTGGACCGGCAGATTGGGCTCACCAGGGTTAAAACCCAGATCGAGAGGTACCGCGCCGCGACGATGATGGCGAGGGTTCGCGCTGCCAAAGGCATGAAGGTCGCGCAACCGAGCAAACATATGATTTTCACCGGGCCACCCGGTACTGGCAAGACCACTATCGCGCGGGTGGTGGCCAATATCCTGGCCGGATTGGGCGTCATCTCGGAACCAAAGCTTGTCGAAACGTCGCGCAAAGATTTCGTCGCCGAATACGAGGGGCAGTCGGCGGTCAAGACCGCCAAGACAATCGATCTTGCCCTCGGCGGCGTGCTGTTCATCGACGAGGCCTACGCGCTGGTGCAGGAACGGGACGGGCGCACGGACCCGTTCGGACAAGAGGCGCTGGACACCCTGCTGGCGCGGATGGAAAACGACCGCGATCGACTGGTGGTGATCATCGCCGGCTACAGCTCCGATATCGATCGGCTGCTGGAAACCAATGAAGGTCTGCGATCGCGCTTCGCGACTCGAATCGAATTCGATACCTATTCCCCTGAAGAGCTTCTCGAGATCGCAAAAGTCATTGCAACTGCTGCCGATTCATCGTTGAGTGCGGAAGCGAGCGATAACCTGCTGGAGGCGGCCAAGCAGCTCGCCCAGCGGACATTGCGCGGCCGACCTGCCCTCGACGTTGCCGGCAACGGCCGCTACGCGCGACAATTGGTGGAAGCCGCTGAACAGTGTCGTGATATGCGGCTGGCTCAGGGCCTCGACATCGAGCAACTGGACGTGGACCGACTGCAGGAGATCAACGGCTCAGACATGGCCGAGGCGATCGCCACGGTGCACGCGCACCTCAACATGAGAGAGTGAACCATGGGGCTTCGCCTGACCACCAAGGTTCAGGTCAGCGGCTGGCGCTTCCTGCTTCGCCGAGTTGAGCATGCCATCGTGCGGCGCGACACCCGGATGTTCGACGATCCGCTGCAGTTCTACAGTCGCTCGATCGCGCTTGGCATCGTCGTCGCGGTTGCGATCCTGATAGGCGCCGTGCTGCTGGCATACTTCAAACCACAGGGCAAGCTGGGGGCCAGCACCCTGCTCACCGACCGGGCGACCAATCAGCTCTACGTGCTCTTGTCCGGGCAGTTGCATCCCGTCTACAACTTGACCTCGGCGCGGCTGGCGTTGGGCAACCCGGCCTACCCCGCTGCCGTGAAGTCCAGCGAATTGACCAAGCTGCCCATGGGCCAGACCATCGGAATCCCCGGTGCGCCCTATGCCACGCCTGTTTCAGGGGATTCCTTGTCAACCTGGACATTGTGCGACACCGTCACCAGGGCCGAGAGCGAGTCGCCGTCGGTGCAGACGTCGGTGATAGTACGGCCACTGCAGATCGACCCTGCGATAGATCCACTGCAGCCCAGCGAGGCGCTGCTGGCGTCCTACCAGGGCAAAACGTGGCTTGTTGACTTAAAGGGGCGGCATTACATCGATTTGTCCGACCGGGCCCTCACCTCGGCCGTGGGCATACCGGTAAACATTAAGCCGACCCCCCTCTCTGAGGGCCTGTTCAACGCGCTGCCCGATGTCGGCAAGTGGGAGCTGCCGCCGATTCCTGACACCGGAGCACCCAACTCGCTGGGGTTATCCCCAGACCTCGTGATCGGGTCGGTGTTCCAAATCCACACTGACAAAGGCCCGCAATACTACGTGGTGCTGTCCGACGGCATCGCGCAGGTGAATGCCACCACCGCTGCCGCGTTGCGCGCTACTCAGTCGCACGGACTGATAGCGCCTCCTTCACTCGTGCCGAGCGTGGTCGTCCAAATTCCCGAACGGGTCTACAGCTCACCGCTGCCCGATGAACCACTCAAGATGGTGGTCCGGGGTGACCAGCCCACGCTGTGTTGGGCATGGGAACGCAGAGCCGGCGATCAGGCGCCGAAGACAACCGTGTTGATTGGTCGGCATCTGCCGCTACTGACGTCGGCCATGGGCACCGGTATCAAGCAGATTCGTGGGACAGCAACCGTTTATATCGATGGCGGCAGATACGTGGCGCTGCAGTCTCCAGATCCCCGGTACGGCGAATCCCTGTACTACGTCGACCCAGAAGGGGTGCGTTACGGCCTGGCGGACGCGGAAGCAGCGAAGGCGCTGGGCCTGGCGTCGCCGCAGACCGCGCCCTGGGAGATCGTCCGTCTCCTGGTGGAGGGTCCGGTGCTGTCCAGAGCCGCGGCTCTGCTCGAGCACGACACACTGCCCGCTGACCCAAGCCCCCGGAAAGTACCAGCAGGAACCCCCGGAGCGAGTTCATGACGACGAAAAAGTTCACCCCAACTATCACCCGCGGCCCGCGATTGACGCCGGGCGAGATCAGCCTTACGCCGCCCGATGACCTCGGTCTCGAAATCCCACCATCGGGTATGCAGAAGGTCCTTCCCTATGTGATGGGCGGCTGCATGGTCGGCATGATCGCGATCATGGTGGTTGGCGGCACCAAGCAGCTCTCGCCGTACATGCTGATGATGCCGATGATGATGGTCATGATGATGGTCGGTGGTATGGCCGGCGGCGGTGGCGGTGGCAAAAAGGTGCCTGAGATCAACGCCGACCGCAAGGAGTACCTGCGTTATCTGGCCGGACTACGCGCCCGGGTGACCTCCTCGGCCGCCTCGCAGGTGGCGTTCTTCAGTTATCACGCGCCCCATCCCCAAGATCTGCTGTCGATCGTGGGCACCCAGCGGCAGTGGTCACGGCCGGCGAACGCCGACTTCTACGCAGCTACCCGCATCGGTGTCGGCGACCAGCCCGCCGTGGACCGATTGTTGAAGCCGGCTGTCGGCGGGGAGCTGGCGGCTAGCGGTGCAGCGCCTCAGCCGTTCCTGGAACCGGTCAGCCACATGTGGGTGGTCAAATTTTTGCGGACCCACGGGCTGGTGCATGACTGCCCGAAATTGCTGCAGCTGCGCACATTTCCGACAATCGCTGTCGGCGGAGACACGGCTGGGGCAGCCGGATTGCTGACCGCGATGATCTGTCACCTGGCCGTGTTTCATCCGCCGGACCTGCTGCAAATCCGGGTTCTCACCGAGGACCCCGACGATCCCGATTGGTCCTGGCTGAAATGGCTTCCGCACGTTCAGCACCCGACGGAGACCGACGCCGCCGGGCCGACCCGACTGATCTTCACCCGCAGTGACGGTCTGGCCGATCTGACGTCGCGCGGTCCGCATGCACCCGACTCGCTGCCCGGTGGCCCCTACGTCGTCCTCGTGGATCTGACCGGCGGCAAGGCAGGGTTCCCGCCCGACGGCAGGGCCGGTGTCACGGTAATCACACTCGGCAATCACCGCGGCTCGACCTACCGCATCAGGGTCGGCGAGAACGGGACCGCCGACGACCGACTGCCTGGCCAGAGTTTCCGTCAAGTGACTTCGACCACCGACCGCCTCTCTACCGCGGAAGCCATCCGCATCGCTCGGAAGTTAGCCGGATGGTCGATCACCGGCACCATCCTCGATAAAACCTCGCGCGTGCAGAAAAAAGTGGCGACCGAATGGCACCAGCTGGTCGGTGCCAACACCGTCGAAGAGGTGCTACCGAGCCGCTGGCGGATGTACACCGACACTGACCGGGACCGCCTCAAGATCCCGTTTGGTCACGAACTCAAGACCGGCAATATCATGTACCTAGATATCAAGGAAGGCGCCGAGTTCGGCGGCGGACCGCACGGCATGCTGATCGGGACCACGGGGTCAGGAAAATCCGAATTCCTTCGGACCCTGATCTTGTCGTTGGTCGCAATGACGCACCCGGACCAGGTGAATCTCTTGCTTACCGACTTCAAAGGCGGTTCAACGTTCCTGGGAATGGAGAAGCTTCCACACACCGCTGCCGTGGTCACCAACATGGCCGAGGAAGCCGAACTGGTGAGCCGCATGGGTGAGGTGTTGACCGGCGAACTCGACCGCCGCCAGAACATCCTTCGACAGGCCGGCACGCTGGTCGGCGCGGCCGGCGCGCTCTCCGGAGTAGCCGAATACGAGAAGTACCGGGAACGGGGCGCCGACCTCGCACCGCTACCAACGCTTTTCGTCGTCGTCGACGAGTTCGCCGAGTTGCTGCAAAGTCACCCCGACTTCATCGGACTGTTCGACCGGATCTGCCGCGTCGGGCGGTCACTGCGCGTGCATCTGCTGCTGGCCACCCAGTCGCTGCAAACTGGAGGGGTGCGCATCGACAAACTAGAGCCCAACCTCACCTACCGCATCGCGTTGCGCACCACCAGCTCGGCGGAGTCCAAGGCGGTGATCGGAACCCCGGAAGCGCAGTACATCACCAACAAGGAAAGCGGTGTCGGGTTTCTCCGAGTTGGCATGGAAGACCCCGTCAAGTTCAGTTCCCTGTACACCGGTATCCCATTCATTCCGGCGATGGCAGCGGAAACCAACGGTGACGGTAGTCCGTCTAGCCCACGGGCCAGCCGGAAAAAGGTGCATATCCACGAGTTCACCGCCGCTCCAATCCTCGAACCGGCGACGACGTCATGACCCGCGCCGGCGACGATGCAGAGCGCAGCGATGAGAAGGAGCGGCGCAGATGAACCCCGCCGGCGACGATGCAGAACGCAGCGATGAGAAGGAGCGGCGCAGATGACTGCCGAACCGGAAGTACGAGCGCTTCGCGAGGTAGTGCTCGAGCAACTCGGCACCGGTGAATCCCGTGCATACAAGATGTGGCTGCCGCCGCTGCTCGATCCGGTACCACTGAACGAACTCATCGAGCGCGACAGCAACAGACATCCGCTGCGCTTTGCGTTGGGCATCATGGATGAGCCGCGCCGGCACCGCCAGGACATCTGGGGCGTCGATCTTTCCGGGGCGGGTGGCAACATCGGCATCGGGGGCGCGCCACAAACCGGGAAGACGACACTTCTGCAGACCATGGTGATGTCGGCAGCTGCCACGCACTCACCACGGGACGTCCAGTTCTACTGCATCGATCTCGGTGGTGGCGGGCTGATCTATCTGGAAAACCTGCCGCACGTCGGCGGGGTAGCGAACCGATCGGAGCCTGACCGGGTCAACCGCGTGATCGCCGAGGCGCAAGCCGTTATGCGGCAACGAGAAATTACCTTCAAAGAAAACCGGGTCGGCTCGATGGCGGCGTATCGGCAGCTGCGCACGGACCGCAACCATCCCGTCGCGGCCGACCCGTTCGGCGACGTATTTCTAATCATCGACGGTTGGTCGGCATTTGCCAGTGAGTTTCCCGACCTCGAAGGGACGGTCCAGGATCTAGCCGCACAAGGGCTTTCGTTCGGAGTCCACACGGTGATCACCACACCGCGCTGGACAGAACTGAAGTCACGCGTTCGTGACTATCTGGGCACCAAAATCGAGTTCCGACTCGGCGACGTCAACGACACCCAGATCGACCGCATTGCTCGGGATATCCCCGCCAATCGTCCGGGCCGGGCAATATCGGTCGAGAAGCATCACCTGATGATGGGGGTGCCGAGGTTCGACGGCGTACACAGCGCCGACGACCTGGTGGACGCGATGACAGCCGGGGTGACGCAGATCGCGGCTCAAACCACTGAACAGGCACCCAAGGTACGGGTTCTACCATCGCGCGTCTACCTGCACGAAATCGACCCGAACCCGCCCGGACCGGATTCCGACTACCGCACTCGCTGGACGATTCCGGTCGGAGTACGCGAAACCGACCTGTCGGTGGCCTACGCTCACATGAGTTCAAATCCGCACTTATTGATCTTCGGTAATTCTAAATCGGGCAAGACTCGCACAGCGCATGCGATCGCGCGTGCCATCTGTGCCCGCAACAGTCCGCAACAAGTGCGGTTCATGCTCGCCGACTACCGGTCGGGTCTGTTGGACGCGGTGCCGGACAGCCACCTGCTCGACGCCGGCGCGATCAACCGCAACAGCGCGAGCTTGGACGAGGCCATCCAAGCCCTGACGGCCAACCTGAAAAAGCGGTTGCCACCGGCCGACCTGACCACCGCGCAGTTACGGTCGCGGTCGTGGTGGAGCGGATTTGATGTCGTGCTGCTGGTCGACGATTGGCACATGATCGTCGGCGCCGCCGGCGGTGCGCCGCCCATGGGCCCACTCGCCCCGTTATTGCCAGCGGCCCCGGATATCGGGTTGCACATCATTGTCACCTGTCTGATGAGCCAGGCATATAAGGCGACTATGGACAAGTTCGTCGGCAGTGCCTTCGGGGCGGGAGCTCCGACCATCTTCCTTTCCGGCGATAAGCAGGAATTCCCCTCCTCCGAGATCAAGGTCAAGCGGCGGCCTCCTGGCCAGGCATTTATGGTCTCGCCGGAGGCCAAAGAGGTCATCCAGGCGGTCTACGTCGATCCTCCAGAAGAAGTGTTCGCAGCACCCCCAGCAGGCGGTTAGGATAATTTCAGTCCCAGCG is a genomic window containing:
- the eccCa gene encoding type VII secretion protein EccCa, producing MTTKKFTPTITRGPRLTPGEISLTPPDDLGLEIPPSGMQKVLPYVMGGCMVGMIAIMVVGGTKQLSPYMLMMPMMMVMMMVGGMAGGGGGGKKVPEINADRKEYLRYLAGLRARVTSSAASQVAFFSYHAPHPQDLLSIVGTQRQWSRPANADFYAATRIGVGDQPAVDRLLKPAVGGELAASGAAPQPFLEPVSHMWVVKFLRTHGLVHDCPKLLQLRTFPTIAVGGDTAGAAGLLTAMICHLAVFHPPDLLQIRVLTEDPDDPDWSWLKWLPHVQHPTETDAAGPTRLIFTRSDGLADLTSRGPHAPDSLPGGPYVVLVDLTGGKAGFPPDGRAGVTVITLGNHRGSTYRIRVGENGTADDRLPGQSFRQVTSTTDRLSTAEAIRIARKLAGWSITGTILDKTSRVQKKVATEWHQLVGANTVEEVLPSRWRMYTDTDRDRLKIPFGHELKTGNIMYLDIKEGAEFGGGPHGMLIGTTGSGKSEFLRTLILSLVAMTHPDQVNLLLTDFKGGSTFLGMEKLPHTAAVVTNMAEEAELVSRMGEVLTGELDRRQNILRQAGTLVGAAGALSGVAEYEKYRERGADLAPLPTLFVVVDEFAELLQSHPDFIGLFDRICRVGRSLRVHLLLATQSLQTGGVRIDKLEPNLTYRIALRTTSSAESKAVIGTPEAQYITNKESGVGFLRVGMEDPVKFSSLYTGIPFIPAMAAETNGDGSPSSPRASRKKVHIHEFTAAPILEPATTS
- a CDS encoding ESX secretion-associated protein EspG produces the protein MSGPLASSRAGRVNDVVGVEMTIDGALVVADRLHLVDFPTALGIRVNIPQQELRAVVWEQVQRDLTAQGILDAHGQPHPTVAAMLDTLSRPDRALEARWWRRNVGNIMVRFVVCRKGDRHVIAARDGDMLVLQLVAPKVGLAGMVTTVLGPAEPANVQPLTGIASKLAECRTAAQLVRQGVEPSSARIYAEIVANPSSWVEIIATQRHPGGTTTHTDAAAGVLDSAQGRLVSLPRHVGGELYGSFLPGTQQNLQVALDSLMELLPAGSWLDRANAAFRR
- a CDS encoding EspA/EspE family type VII secretion system effector yields the protein MSGSGICDRTIGTISGLLLMLGEGIPDPGDVFKAPSSMFTSIATEIGKAVPGMDWVGKAADAYSAQNLANQLRAQTMSQVDRLTNNFVSNQAEYVTNTRKVLNAMKSMVQGTRKACKWLEDHLWLVGDAASYAIAIPACGLAMAVVGGAMLYLTIMTLVNTTNLQGVLGNLLDMIASLPKDLLNLIPGLIDWIGGLIPNIPGIWPPNFNIPDWSDWIPKMPDFKWPDLPSFPGFPDFKWPDLPGFPDFKWPDLPGFPDFEFPDFNIPGFPSLPGIIPGFPSLPGMPSLPNLFPGLPSLPDLFGNIGKLPQWGDFAKLPDFLGGIFGTPSLNFANVIPLNQLPAMSQLTATLGQLTQLTGSGGGLQLAQSAGSMAGSQAGSLVSQTSQGGQQQGTLVSDVKKDDEEEGAGAGTAGAERAPIQATGGGTTGETGGRVL
- the eccB gene encoding type VII secretion protein EccB gives rise to the protein MGLRLTTKVQVSGWRFLLRRVEHAIVRRDTRMFDDPLQFYSRSIALGIVVAVAILIGAVLLAYFKPQGKLGASTLLTDRATNQLYVLLSGQLHPVYNLTSARLALGNPAYPAAVKSSELTKLPMGQTIGIPGAPYATPVSGDSLSTWTLCDTVTRAESESPSVQTSVIVRPLQIDPAIDPLQPSEALLASYQGKTWLVDLKGRHYIDLSDRALTSAVGIPVNIKPTPLSEGLFNALPDVGKWELPPIPDTGAPNSLGLSPDLVIGSVFQIHTDKGPQYYVVLSDGIAQVNATTAAALRATQSHGLIAPPSLVPSVVVQIPERVYSSPLPDEPLKMVVRGDQPTLCWAWERRAGDQAPKTTVLIGRHLPLLTSAMGTGIKQIRGTATVYIDGGRYVALQSPDPRYGESLYYVDPEGVRYGLADAEAAKALGLASPQTAPWEIVRLLVEGPVLSRAAALLEHDTLPADPSPRKVPAGTPGASS
- a CDS encoding ESX-1 secretion-associated protein, encoding MTTILGVIPSWLQTLGGMQNTISGDVKTATGKVTGISQRVSQTHGSYTSQFNNVLATLETTRNQAGTGVAGVSSSLGSSLLQAAAAYLNTDIFGGQTLNKTVNM
- a CDS encoding FHA domain-containing protein, with translation MPATTRLYPAYTPASEEKPPMANAKSPAEPAVLVVHSGETSHAIEPGRGVVTIGREPQAGVQIDDPRISQEHLRAESSDGQWRIVDSSPNGMFVDGLRKTSVTVTDKTVVRFGNPTSGKALTFELVKPPTHDGQPAEDSDDMSNSAANEQDPGLARAGAAAAARRRELDISQRSLAADGVINAGALIAFEKGRSWPRERTRAKLEEVLQWPAGTIARIRQGEPATGETRTPSPRPDGPTSDAPAPDGPASLIAQAVTAAVDGCSLAIAALPPTDDPQFTERAAPILADLRQLEAIAVRATRISRITPELLKALGAVRRHHDELMRRGATAPGATLAQRLYAARRRANLSARETAQAAGVAEELIVRAEAEEALPASAVDAIEALLSQIN
- the eccA gene encoding type VII secretion AAA-ATPase EccA gives rise to the protein MIDRLGSLFESAAGMLPMSEARSLELFTEITNYDEAACDAWIGRIRCGDTDRVTLFRAWYSRRNFGQLSGSVQIPMTTLNARVPIGGLYGDITYPVTSPLAITMGFAACEAAQGNFADAMEAIDATPVTGSEHLVAWLKAVVYGAAERWTDVIDEVKGAGKWPDKFLAGAAGVAHGVAAANLGLFTEAERRLTEANDSPAGEACARSIAWYLAMARRSQGNEDAAVALLEWLQTTHPDAKVSAALKDPSYRLKTTTAEQIAARADPWDPGSVVADHSDRERLLAQAQAELDRQIGLTRVKTQIERYRAATMMARVRAAKGMKVAQPSKHMIFTGPPGTGKTTIARVVANILAGLGVISEPKLVETSRKDFVAEYEGQSAVKTAKTIDLALGGVLFIDEAYALVQERDGRTDPFGQEALDTLLARMENDRDRLVVIIAGYSSDIDRLLETNEGLRSRFATRIEFDTYSPEELLEIAKVIATAADSSLSAEASDNLLEAAKQLAQRTLRGRPALDVAGNGRYARQLVEAAEQCRDMRLAQGLDIEQLDVDRLQEINGSDMAEAIATVHAHLNMRE